A genomic region of Gemmata massiliana contains the following coding sequences:
- a CDS encoding ABC transporter permease: protein MFGFSLSAGTVLIAAVAALVLMVVLVTVLFATGLAARLPFMANTAKLQRSVSLAVKSLWLHKLRSVLSVLGIIIGTCSVISLMSFGEGSMQDALDDIKRQGATNIIVRSTKPPDDSATASKGFVTSYGLVRDDLERFSTLTTDGAVTRIVPMRVFPSEARYLERLVNARVIGTVPDYQVVNKLELSRGRFLLEEDDSDLENYCVLGSEVADKLFPFEDALGQTVGIRSHFFLVVGVLKERMPTGGSGGSQAAEDYNRDIYVPIRTSRRRFGEVISVRTAGARMNEKVEYSQVTLTVNAEVDKPEGRAMVQAVGNEIKGMLERKHPKRDWTVTVPLDKLEEAERAQTRFTLLMAMIASISLLVGGIGIMNIMLATVTERTREIGIRRALGAKRKDIVMQFLVEAVVQTTIGGLCGAALGVTSVYAVPAVWDLLRGWWPGTAALPAKLHVLSIFLSVGVSILVGMCFGLYPAWRAAKLDPIEALRHE from the coding sequence ATGTTCGGGTTCAGCCTCTCCGCCGGCACGGTCCTCATCGCGGCCGTCGCGGCACTGGTGCTGATGGTCGTCCTCGTGACGGTCCTGTTCGCGACCGGGCTGGCCGCGCGGTTGCCGTTCATGGCGAACACGGCGAAGCTCCAGCGCAGCGTGTCGCTCGCGGTCAAGAGCTTGTGGCTCCACAAGTTGCGCTCGGTGCTCTCGGTGCTCGGTATCATCATCGGCACGTGTTCGGTCATCTCGCTGATGTCGTTCGGCGAGGGGTCCATGCAGGACGCGCTCGACGACATCAAGCGCCAGGGCGCGACCAACATCATCGTGCGCAGCACCAAACCGCCGGACGACTCGGCGACCGCGTCGAAGGGGTTCGTGACGAGCTACGGACTGGTGCGAGACGATCTGGAGCGGTTCAGCACGCTCACGACCGACGGGGCCGTGACGCGGATCGTGCCCATGCGCGTGTTCCCGAGCGAGGCGCGGTACCTGGAGCGCCTTGTGAACGCCCGCGTCATCGGTACCGTGCCCGATTACCAGGTTGTGAACAAGCTGGAACTCTCGCGCGGTCGGTTCCTCCTGGAAGAAGACGACAGCGACCTGGAGAACTACTGCGTCCTCGGTTCGGAAGTGGCCGACAAGCTGTTCCCCTTTGAAGACGCACTCGGTCAGACGGTCGGGATCCGCAGCCACTTCTTCCTGGTCGTCGGCGTCCTGAAAGAGCGGATGCCGACCGGCGGCTCCGGCGGGAGCCAGGCCGCGGAGGACTACAACCGCGACATCTACGTCCCGATCCGCACGAGCCGGCGCCGGTTCGGTGAGGTGATCTCGGTCCGCACGGCCGGCGCCCGTATGAACGAGAAGGTCGAGTATAGTCAGGTCACGCTCACTGTGAACGCGGAGGTCGACAAGCCGGAGGGCCGGGCGATGGTGCAGGCGGTCGGCAACGAGATCAAGGGCATGCTGGAACGCAAGCACCCCAAGCGCGACTGGACCGTGACCGTCCCGCTCGACAAGCTCGAAGAGGCCGAGCGCGCCCAAACGCGGTTCACGCTCCTCATGGCAATGATCGCGTCGATTTCGCTCCTGGTCGGCGGCATCGGGATCATGAACATCATGCTCGCGACGGTGACGGAGCGGACCCGCGAGATCGGTATCCGCCGCGCGCTCGGGGCCAAGCGCAAGGACATCGTCATGCAGTTCCTCGTCGAGGCGGTGGTCCAGACCACCATCGGCGGGCTGTGCGGCGCGGCCCTGGGTGTCACTTCGGTGTACGCGGTCCCGGCCGTTTGGGATTTGTTGCGCGGGTGGTGGCCCGGTACCGCCGCTCTACCGGCGAAGCTCCACGTGCTGTCGATCTTCCTGTCGGTCGGGGTGTCGATTCTGGTCGGGATGTGCTTCGGGCTCTACCCCGCGTGGCGCGCGGCGAAGCTCGACCCGATCGAGGCGCTACGGCACGAGTAG
- a CDS encoding ABC transporter ATP-binding protein: MPAIVSVVDLVKNYYMGTQTVNVLKGLNLSFDEGDFVALMGPSGSGKSTLLNVLGCLDRPTSGHYYLGDVDVSEMDDDQLSEVRSTYLGFIFQSYNLLPQYTVVENIELPLLYQGIKLDETTKARCVALAELVGLGERLDHRPLQLSGGQQQRVAVARSLVNDPHLILGDEPTGNLDSKTSIEIMQMLRELNRSGKTIIMVTHENDIAEWARRVVRLRDGRVESDVRNDTRTIMEIN, from the coding sequence ATGCCTGCCATCGTCAGCGTCGTCGATCTGGTCAAGAACTACTACATGGGGACGCAGACCGTTAACGTCCTCAAGGGGCTGAACCTGTCGTTCGACGAGGGGGACTTCGTCGCACTGATGGGACCGTCCGGTTCGGGAAAATCAACGCTCCTCAACGTCCTCGGGTGTCTCGACCGCCCCACCAGCGGGCACTACTACCTCGGCGACGTGGACGTGTCCGAAATGGACGACGACCAGCTCTCCGAGGTCCGCAGCACCTACCTCGGCTTCATCTTCCAGTCGTACAACCTGCTCCCGCAGTACACGGTCGTCGAGAACATCGAGCTGCCGCTGCTCTACCAGGGCATCAAACTCGACGAAACGACGAAGGCCCGGTGCGTCGCGCTGGCGGAACTCGTCGGCCTGGGCGAGCGCCTCGACCACCGCCCGCTCCAGCTCTCCGGCGGTCAGCAGCAGCGCGTCGCGGTGGCGCGGAGCCTGGTGAACGACCCGCACCTGATTCTGGGCGACGAACCGACCGGGAACCTCGACTCGAAGACCAGCATCGAGATCATGCAGATGCTCCGGGAGCTGAACCGGTCGGGCAAGACCATCATCATGGTGACGCACGAGAACGACATCGCGGAATGGGCCAGGCGCGTCGTGCGCCTCCGCGACGGGCGCGTCGAATCGGACGTGCGCAACGACACCCGCACCATCATGGAGATCAACTGA
- a CDS encoding TolC family protein: protein MHGSARCLPFVAAFALLALLFGPGCARYNYRERADKDVAGIISQKNVFPDWQVKKDWHVYPDPRARFADASNPDRPPYPPDDYAAKLLAPNPQRPTKKSGVGRQDGEGYVSLLQQWDAENRADDPNAPPARAAAMGPPKPPTIAPNAPASKDGFPVTTGAPNAAQAERPAVRHSAPPGFPGAGQTPPAAPVAKSNNEIGPWVAAAKRGPQSPTPATTTATNSAPPKTPLHPPVITVISGDAESTGKAVPAVALVPVQPVPVPPIDTLPPILPPGSEPKPLDLKQPPGPDNPGKAADPMGKGPPELYPSVLTTGNDPASDYLKALESGQTGYRLKLDQAIELGLFNAREYQDRREDLYLTALPVTLERFNFAAQAFFTEQVIRESTGRRLANGGERWSLNTTGGINKLFPTGAMLMVKLANQITIDLSGDKPQTSISNLTLSLAQPFLRDGGFAVTLEGLTQAERTLVYAMRSYTRFRKLFYVALAAGGSGGGYTNNPYGLQGLSPNLGRGIGGNLTAPNIGYLPLLQQSATINNQRKNVVALERLLQLYQAFREGGQQSDLQVGQVEVQLLNSRFQLLGSSNTGASQSGIRGFLDSLDNFKLQLGLPITVPLELDDGPLRPIRQQLGRFEEVYAQVQQTELAAAKYDPTAPVAQFRARWRNLLTDSPLVKGTPFAKSVGERWDSWAPAKLTDDQAATRLAQIREERRKLLEARADRQVKGLPEPEADTRKIALLEDDIDLGDFERLVRIYESQPWTKVTTPAVRATVQAAAFRDVFNAFYQLILEGRNDRLTGVRSQWPTLPPLTVGDTGTDVLVAPLDDAYTAAIQTALTNRLDLMNSRGQVVDAWRQIAIQANSLQGVFDVRYDLNSNTPAGRNNGLAFAADRSNHQLVFNAELPLVRRAERNNYRAALISYQRQRRTLMAFEDNITNDVRSDLRELRTLAQLYRIQQRVVELGYSQVDNAQAILLAPPAPGAATDAGSAAALTQQVLDAQNRLVTAQNTLFQLWVAYQIGRMQLYVDLEQMTLDDRGVWIDEFFNRTDAQNRSPADGQRPGERLHAPQPVGAGGK, encoded by the coding sequence ATGCACGGATCAGCTCGCTGCCTCCCATTCGTCGCCGCGTTCGCCCTCCTCGCTCTCCTCTTCGGGCCGGGGTGTGCTCGGTACAACTACCGCGAACGCGCCGATAAGGACGTCGCGGGGATCATTTCCCAGAAAAACGTGTTCCCGGACTGGCAGGTGAAGAAGGACTGGCACGTCTACCCGGACCCGCGTGCGCGGTTCGCGGACGCTTCCAACCCGGACCGCCCGCCGTATCCGCCCGACGACTACGCGGCCAAGTTGCTGGCGCCCAACCCGCAGCGCCCGACGAAGAAGTCCGGCGTCGGGCGGCAGGACGGCGAGGGGTACGTTTCGCTGCTCCAGCAGTGGGACGCGGAGAACCGGGCCGACGACCCGAACGCGCCGCCCGCTCGTGCCGCCGCGATGGGGCCGCCGAAGCCCCCTACAATCGCGCCGAATGCGCCCGCGAGTAAGGACGGGTTCCCCGTAACAACGGGGGCACCGAACGCGGCCCAGGCAGAGCGTCCGGCCGTGCGGCACAGCGCCCCGCCGGGGTTCCCCGGTGCGGGGCAAACGCCTCCGGCGGCCCCGGTCGCGAAGTCCAACAACGAGATCGGGCCGTGGGTCGCTGCGGCAAAACGCGGGCCGCAAAGTCCGACCCCGGCCACCACTACCGCCACCAACAGCGCGCCGCCCAAGACCCCGCTGCACCCGCCCGTTATCACAGTCATTTCGGGCGACGCGGAATCGACCGGCAAGGCGGTGCCCGCGGTTGCGCTGGTGCCGGTGCAACCCGTTCCGGTTCCACCGATTGACACCCTGCCGCCGATCCTTCCGCCGGGTTCCGAGCCGAAGCCCCTGGACCTGAAACAACCTCCGGGGCCGGACAACCCGGGCAAAGCTGCGGACCCGATGGGTAAGGGGCCGCCCGAACTGTACCCGTCGGTCCTGACGACCGGGAACGATCCCGCTTCGGACTACCTCAAGGCGCTCGAATCCGGGCAGACCGGGTACCGGTTGAAACTCGATCAGGCCATCGAACTCGGGTTGTTCAACGCCCGGGAGTACCAGGACCGCCGCGAAGACCTCTACTTGACCGCGCTACCGGTCACGCTGGAGCGGTTCAACTTCGCCGCGCAAGCGTTCTTCACAGAACAGGTGATCCGCGAATCGACCGGGCGCCGGCTCGCCAACGGTGGCGAGCGGTGGTCACTGAACACCACCGGCGGCATCAACAAGCTGTTCCCGACCGGTGCGATGCTCATGGTGAAGCTCGCGAACCAGATCACGATCGACCTGTCCGGGGACAAGCCGCAGACCAGCATCAGCAACCTGACGCTGAGTCTCGCGCAGCCGTTCCTCCGGGACGGCGGGTTCGCGGTCACGCTCGAGGGGCTCACCCAGGCCGAGCGCACGCTGGTCTACGCGATGCGCTCGTACACCCGGTTCCGCAAACTCTTCTACGTCGCGCTGGCGGCCGGCGGCTCCGGCGGCGGGTACACGAACAACCCCTACGGGCTCCAGGGGCTGTCGCCGAACCTCGGGCGCGGGATCGGTGGGAACCTCACCGCACCGAACATCGGGTACTTGCCGCTCCTTCAGCAGTCCGCGACCATCAACAACCAGCGGAAGAACGTCGTGGCACTGGAGCGCCTGCTCCAGTTGTACCAGGCGTTCCGCGAGGGCGGGCAGCAGTCCGACTTGCAGGTCGGGCAGGTCGAGGTGCAACTACTCAACAGCCGCTTCCAACTCCTCGGTTCGTCGAACACCGGGGCCAGCCAGAGCGGGATCCGCGGGTTCCTCGACAGCCTGGACAACTTTAAGCTCCAGCTCGGACTGCCGATCACGGTCCCGCTGGAACTCGACGACGGCCCGCTGCGCCCGATCCGCCAACAGCTCGGGCGCTTCGAGGAGGTTTACGCCCAGGTGCAGCAGACGGAACTGGCCGCCGCGAAGTACGACCCGACGGCCCCGGTCGCCCAGTTCCGCGCCCGGTGGCGCAACCTGCTCACGGACTCCCCGTTAGTAAAGGGGACGCCGTTCGCGAAGTCGGTCGGCGAGCGCTGGGACTCGTGGGCGCCGGCGAAGCTGACGGACGACCAAGCCGCGACGCGGTTGGCCCAGATCCGGGAGGAGCGGCGGAAGCTGCTCGAAGCCCGTGCCGATCGGCAAGTGAAGGGGCTCCCCGAGCCGGAAGCCGATACGCGGAAGATCGCGCTCCTGGAAGACGACATCGACCTGGGGGACTTCGAGCGCCTGGTGCGCATCTACGAGTCCCAGCCGTGGACGAAGGTGACCACCCCGGCGGTCCGGGCCACCGTTCAGGCCGCCGCGTTCCGCGACGTGTTCAATGCGTTCTACCAGTTGATCCTGGAGGGGCGCAACGACCGGCTGACGGGCGTTCGGTCCCAGTGGCCGACGCTCCCCCCGCTGACCGTCGGCGACACGGGCACCGACGTCCTGGTCGCGCCGCTCGACGACGCCTACACCGCGGCCATTCAGACGGCTCTCACAAATCGCCTCGACCTGATGAACTCCCGCGGACAGGTCGTGGACGCGTGGCGCCAGATCGCAATTCAGGCAAATTCGTTGCAAGGGGTGTTCGATGTTCGGTATGATCTAAACAGCAACACCCCGGCCGGTCGGAACAATGGTCTCGCGTTTGCGGCCGACCGGAGCAACCATCAGCTCGTATTTAACGCGGAATTGCCGCTCGTCCGCCGGGCGGAGCGTAATAATTACCGGGCCGCGTTGATCAGTTACCAGCGCCAGCGCCGCACGCTGATGGCCTTCGAGGATAACATTACCAACGACGTCCGGAGCGACCTCCGGGAACTGCGAACCCTGGCCCAGTTGTACCGCATCCAACAGCGGGTCGTGGAACTGGGGTACTCGCAAGTAGACAACGCACAAGCCATCCTCCTGGCCCCGCCCGCACCCGGGGCCGCGACCGACGCGGGTAGCGCCGCGGCCCTGACGCAACAGGTTCTGGACGCCCAGAACCGCCTGGTAACTGCCCAGAACACGCTCTTCCAACTTTGGGTCGCGTATCAGATTGGTCGGATGCAACTGTACGTCGACCTCGAACAGATGACCCTCGATGACCGCGGGGTATGGATCGATGAGTTTTTCAACCGAACCGATGCCCAAAACCGATCTCCCGCCGACGGGCAACGGCCCGGCGAACGGCTCCACGCTCCCCAACCTGTCGGGGCCGGCGGGAAGTAA
- a CDS encoding IS701 family transposase encodes MKTYTPNLDAAVLERLREYAALFAPDFPQAKPARWAGVYLHGLLTDGDRKSIEPLSHRVPLPAGLTSTDPEQALQQFVSQSPWDHEAVLRRYRAQVGATFAHPDAVFVIDTTFPKQGRHSVGVQRQYCGALGKKANCQAAVSIHYAAPMGHYPLALRLFLPESWVADAGRLKRAGVPQEHRRERTKGQIALDLLDRVRGEGLPGRVVLADAGYGVSGDFRQALADRGLHYIVGVTDEAVVFTTPPVWDRPAGRGRVGPAGGRPQSNPQLRPDSPRPVRLRDVAARTPLRRVTWRVGTKGRMSGRFAWVRVWPGFGWKRGACAGSDPVWLLIEEQADGVKYAFSNLPTGTSRLRAVRLWKSRWHVEQGYQQMKEELGLDHFEGRSWRGFHHHAAMVMLAYGFLLLERERARVERERAADGPSPRKKGSPSRR; translated from the coding sequence ATGAAGACATACACCCCGAACCTCGACGCGGCCGTTCTCGAGCGCCTGCGCGAGTACGCGGCCCTATTTGCCCCCGACTTTCCCCAGGCCAAGCCCGCACGGTGGGCCGGGGTATACCTGCACGGGCTGCTCACCGACGGCGATCGGAAAAGCATCGAACCCCTGTCCCACCGGGTACCGCTGCCCGCCGGGCTGACCAGCACGGACCCCGAACAGGCGCTCCAGCAGTTCGTGAGCCAGAGCCCGTGGGACCACGAGGCCGTCCTGCGCCGCTACCGCGCCCAAGTGGGCGCCACGTTCGCCCACCCCGACGCGGTGTTCGTGATCGACACCACGTTCCCGAAGCAAGGGCGGCACTCGGTCGGGGTGCAAAGGCAATACTGCGGGGCGCTCGGGAAGAAGGCCAATTGCCAGGCCGCGGTCTCGATCCACTACGCCGCCCCGATGGGGCACTACCCACTCGCCTTGCGGCTGTTCCTTCCCGAGTCGTGGGTGGCCGACGCCGGCCGCCTGAAGCGGGCCGGGGTGCCGCAAGAGCACCGCCGGGAGCGCACGAAGGGGCAAATCGCGCTGGACCTGTTGGACCGGGTTCGGGGCGAGGGGTTGCCGGGCCGTGTGGTCCTGGCCGACGCCGGGTACGGTGTGTCCGGGGACTTCCGTCAAGCCCTGGCCGATCGCGGGCTACACTACATCGTCGGGGTGACGGACGAGGCCGTTGTGTTCACCACCCCGCCGGTCTGGGATCGACCGGCGGGACGCGGCAGGGTCGGACCAGCCGGCGGGCGGCCGCAGTCCAACCCCCAGTTGCGGCCAGACTCGCCCCGCCCGGTCCGGTTGCGAGACGTGGCCGCCCGCACCCCGCTCCGGCGGGTGACTTGGCGCGTGGGGACGAAGGGGCGGATGTCGGGCCGGTTCGCCTGGGTGCGGGTATGGCCCGGGTTCGGGTGGAAGCGGGGTGCGTGCGCCGGTTCCGACCCGGTGTGGTTGCTAATCGAGGAGCAGGCCGACGGCGTCAAGTACGCCTTCTCGAACCTGCCGACGGGGACGAGCCGCCTGCGGGCCGTCCGCCTGTGGAAGAGCCGGTGGCATGTGGAACAGGGGTACCAGCAGATGAAGGAGGAGTTGGGTCTGGACCACTTCGAGGGGCGCTCGTGGCGCGGGTTCCACCACCACGCCGCGATGGTTATGCTGGCTTACGGGTTCCTGCTCTTGGAGCGGGAGCGTGCTCGCGTCGAACGGGAGCGGGCGGCCGACGGGCCGAGCCCGCGAAAAAAGGGGAGCCCGAGCCGCCGCTGA
- a CDS encoding protein kinase domain-containing protein → MLAVFECVALAVRDKGLRGLTELVPGGPYIFEVAQQAYKLLRERQKAAELREEIAKVAAASAEEAKKMAEQVAREVVNQGPIEDRLTLELYLTQMPGAVRQSLKRADDPTGKTVPPDFAVDEAEDLVKMLPARVPHFRPGGDLPGRPGWRLEELLGAGGFGEVWLARHSFLPHPRAVKFCTDAKVRAKLTSHEGRVIARVMEQGTHPNVVPLLDAVLDGETPWLMYEFVGGGNLTDLIHRWQALPEGQRETLAVLALKQLAVAVGTFHRLAPSIVHRDLKPANILFHVENRNGSGQSEEFRLRITDFGIGGVAVDYLRTNAAGMSMMTGWLETSLRGSYTPLYASPQQSRGAKPDPRDDVHALGVIAFQMLTGKLTEAPGTRFERELKRRNVSDTLVDLIGDCVDTEPNGRPKDAVELAERLGKLKEPVTQVLTPKAPVPEKKGEKIPPTAPATQTGAAASGNGTTPKAPVLSEKGALEGKSAPVTIVAHAVPAEPEKWLIPIRGVWFSRTGANADAPWIASSVKLPGEIVAKPGEAYRLTLNPDTTGDDDLAKLKALARLPGLEAVDLSGCVRVTDTGIMHLANLRGLKAVGLADTQVTDSGVTLLLTRFPDLEAVGLAGAANVSQTVVPYLARLRKLKLLALPPRADTIDVRVEFTKRRPACQLV, encoded by the coding sequence ATGCTCGCCGTGTTCGAGTGCGTGGCGCTGGCGGTTCGGGACAAGGGGCTGCGCGGGCTGACCGAACTCGTGCCCGGCGGTCCGTACATCTTCGAGGTCGCGCAACAGGCGTACAAACTGCTGCGCGAGCGCCAGAAGGCCGCCGAACTGCGCGAGGAGATCGCAAAAGTCGCGGCCGCGAGCGCGGAAGAAGCGAAGAAGATGGCCGAACAGGTCGCGCGCGAGGTCGTGAACCAGGGGCCGATCGAGGACCGGCTCACGCTCGAACTGTACCTCACCCAAATGCCCGGCGCGGTCCGGCAATCGCTCAAGCGCGCGGACGATCCCACCGGGAAGACCGTGCCGCCGGACTTCGCGGTGGACGAGGCGGAAGACCTCGTCAAAATGCTCCCCGCGCGGGTGCCGCACTTCCGGCCCGGGGGCGACCTGCCCGGGCGCCCCGGCTGGCGCCTCGAAGAGCTGCTCGGCGCCGGCGGGTTCGGCGAAGTGTGGCTCGCGCGCCACTCGTTCCTCCCGCACCCGCGGGCGGTGAAGTTCTGCACTGATGCGAAAGTGCGGGCCAAACTCACGTCGCACGAGGGGCGCGTGATCGCCCGCGTGATGGAGCAGGGCACCCACCCGAACGTGGTCCCGCTCCTGGACGCGGTTCTCGACGGCGAGACGCCGTGGCTCATGTACGAGTTCGTCGGCGGCGGGAATCTCACCGACCTCATTCACCGCTGGCAAGCGCTCCCCGAAGGTCAGCGCGAAACGCTCGCGGTGCTCGCGCTCAAACAACTCGCGGTGGCCGTGGGCACCTTCCACCGGCTCGCGCCCTCGATCGTCCACCGCGACCTGAAGCCGGCGAACATCCTTTTTCACGTCGAAAATCGCAACGGTTCTGGGCAATCCGAGGAGTTCCGGCTGCGCATCACCGACTTCGGCATCGGCGGGGTCGCGGTGGACTACCTGCGCACGAACGCGGCCGGCATGTCGATGATGACGGGCTGGCTCGAAACATCGCTCCGCGGGTCGTACACACCACTGTATGCGTCCCCCCAACAGTCGCGCGGGGCGAAGCCGGACCCGCGCGACGACGTTCACGCGCTGGGCGTCATCGCGTTCCAGATGCTGACGGGTAAACTCACCGAAGCCCCCGGCACGCGGTTCGAGCGCGAACTGAAGCGCCGAAACGTGTCGGACACGCTCGTGGACCTCATCGGCGACTGCGTGGACACCGAACCGAACGGGCGCCCGAAGGATGCGGTCGAACTCGCGGAGCGCCTGGGCAAACTGAAAGAGCCGGTCACACAAGTTCTGACACCCAAAGCTCCGGTTCCGGAAAAGAAGGGTGAGAAGATCCCTCCGACTGCTCCCGCCACCCAAACCGGGGCGGCAGCGTCCGGAAATGGGACCACCCCGAAAGCGCCGGTGCTGTCCGAAAAGGGCGCGCTGGAAGGCAAATCAGCCCCCGTCACGATCGTCGCCCACGCGGTACCCGCGGAACCAGAAAAGTGGCTCATTCCCATTCGGGGAGTCTGGTTCTCACGCACGGGCGCAAACGCAGATGCGCCGTGGATCGCGAGCAGCGTCAAGTTGCCCGGCGAGATCGTTGCGAAGCCGGGCGAAGCGTACCGGCTCACGCTCAACCCGGACACCACCGGCGACGACGATCTTGCCAAACTCAAGGCCCTCGCGCGGTTACCGGGTCTGGAAGCCGTTGACCTGTCGGGGTGCGTTCGGGTGACCGACACCGGGATCATGCACCTCGCGAACCTCCGCGGTCTGAAGGCGGTCGGACTGGCCGACACACAGGTGACCGATTCCGGCGTGACGCTCCTACTCACGCGGTTCCCCGACTTGGAAGCGGTCGGCCTCGCCGGGGCCGCGAACGTGTCGCAAACGGTGGTGCCGTACCTCGCGCGCCTCCGCAAACTGAAGCTCCTGGCACTTCCGCCGCGCGCGGACACCATCGATGTCCGCGTCGAGTTCACCAAGCGCCGGCCCGCGTGCCAGTTGGTGTAA
- a CDS encoding HEAT repeat domain-containing protein: MSWSTSAPRRDLGLLGWVTSCALLILPCTVLAFLGYRTHMVPLYAGAGVQGMFVLTFLRAHPVWRPPVSASLIILYLIALAWLWLPTRGSPDWAVHIGQSVLLLTAVALAAVHDLIRTGAEPLRRANKWCGRLVVRKRWPIQLTDCRALPEVVALRAAVLDEVRPVLALLTDPRPEVQCAALGALEYRPQWQPGEAELVLKTAHESPEPAVRAAAAYAMAGVGSADLIAGLAELLRDPAAEVRFAASEALLWNADARWPFAREGVREALADPRLANDGPLFASGRLPGAAFADLITWAEEHAPLAPRAILTLIEQFHRDLTDGQRPELASQLAAMMLDTSAAPSLRVELAALLRDHNLLSVDLLDRLTNMDQPGPIRLFAAEQMLRINPHDPDGVDVLRGLARQPNREMALSVAGILQNVLGLELGLPPGELPPTNSKLAADVTRRVLLWANGANPDQIRPTPGPMAGLKGAPRSALAGVRAPSIPPPKPPAPPESHELPHTRGGSSAVF, encoded by the coding sequence ATGTCTTGGTCCACCTCAGCGCCGCGCCGCGATCTCGGCCTTTTGGGTTGGGTCACGAGCTGCGCGCTGTTAATTCTGCCCTGCACCGTGCTGGCTTTTCTCGGCTACCGCACGCACATGGTCCCGCTTTATGCGGGTGCCGGCGTACAGGGCATGTTCGTGCTGACGTTCCTGCGGGCGCACCCCGTGTGGCGCCCCCCGGTCAGCGCGTCGCTCATCATCCTGTACCTGATCGCACTCGCCTGGTTGTGGCTCCCGACACGCGGGTCGCCCGACTGGGCGGTTCACATTGGTCAGTCGGTTTTGCTCCTCACCGCGGTTGCGCTCGCCGCTGTTCACGACCTTATCCGTACCGGTGCGGAACCGCTGCGTCGGGCGAATAAATGGTGCGGGCGCCTCGTGGTCCGCAAGCGCTGGCCGATCCAGCTCACCGATTGCCGCGCGCTCCCCGAAGTCGTCGCTCTCCGGGCGGCGGTTCTCGATGAGGTGCGCCCGGTTCTCGCGCTGCTCACGGACCCGCGCCCGGAGGTGCAGTGTGCCGCACTCGGAGCGCTGGAGTATCGCCCGCAATGGCAGCCGGGGGAAGCTGAGTTAGTTCTAAAAACCGCACACGAAAGCCCCGAACCCGCGGTTCGAGCCGCAGCCGCCTACGCGATGGCCGGCGTCGGGTCCGCGGACCTCATCGCGGGGCTGGCAGAGTTACTCCGCGACCCGGCCGCCGAAGTGCGGTTCGCCGCGTCGGAAGCCCTGTTATGGAACGCGGACGCGCGGTGGCCGTTCGCCCGGGAGGGCGTGCGCGAAGCACTGGCCGACCCGCGGCTCGCGAACGACGGCCCGCTCTTCGCCTCCGGGCGCTTGCCGGGAGCCGCGTTCGCCGACCTCATCACCTGGGCGGAAGAACACGCCCCGCTCGCTCCGCGTGCGATCCTCACGCTCATCGAACAGTTCCACCGCGACCTGACCGACGGCCAGCGCCCGGAACTCGCGAGCCAACTCGCCGCGATGATGCTCGATACGAGCGCGGCGCCCTCGCTCCGGGTTGAACTCGCGGCCCTGTTGCGCGATCACAACCTGCTGTCGGTCGATCTACTCGACCGGCTCACGAACATGGACCAGCCCGGTCCGATCCGGCTGTTCGCAGCGGAACAAATGCTGCGCATCAACCCGCACGACCCGGACGGCGTGGACGTGCTCCGCGGGCTGGCGCGCCAGCCCAACCGCGAAATGGCGCTGTCCGTTGCGGGAATTCTGCAAAACGTACTGGGTCTGGAATTGGGACTGCCGCCGGGCGAACTCCCGCCGACGAACAGCAAACTCGCCGCCGACGTCACGCGCCGCGTGCTCCTGTGGGCGAACGGCGCGAACCCGGACCAGATCCGCCCGACGCCCGGCCCGATGGCGGGACTGAAAGGCGCGCCGCGGTCCGCACTCGCGGGCGTGCGTGCCCCCTCGATTCCGCCGCCGAAACCACCTGCGCCACCAGAATCGCACGAACTCCCGCACACGCGGGGCGGCTCCAGCGCGGTGTTTTGA
- a CDS encoding alpha/beta hydrolase-fold protein: protein MLDGWTQTAIGGKLVDVFDPPNALSQALLYLHGLDRSPAADANFTAALRTHRLRCVVPHGGQCWWADRVCSEFDADLTPERYLLDGLVPWTESVWRLGPRALAIGGVEMGGQGALRLAFKHPERFPIAASVSGALDCQDWYGRGTPLDEMYDSRERCRQDTAVLHIHSHRWPPHLWFCCAPTDAAHYRGNDRLIEKLTAVGVPHTADLDTRAKPGVRYEDQMVAPMLAFVADALAREAKRLV, encoded by the coding sequence ATGCTCGATGGCTGGACACAAACCGCCATCGGCGGGAAGTTGGTCGATGTGTTCGACCCGCCCAACGCACTTTCGCAAGCACTTCTTTACCTTCACGGTCTCGACCGCTCCCCAGCAGCCGACGCGAACTTCACGGCCGCGCTGCGCACACATCGGTTGCGGTGCGTGGTACCGCACGGCGGGCAGTGTTGGTGGGCCGATCGCGTGTGTTCGGAATTCGATGCCGATCTCACCCCGGAGCGCTACTTGTTAGACGGGCTCGTGCCGTGGACGGAATCGGTGTGGCGCTTGGGGCCACGTGCGCTCGCTATTGGTGGTGTGGAGATGGGCGGGCAGGGCGCGCTGCGACTCGCGTTCAAGCACCCGGAGCGGTTTCCGATTGCGGCGAGCGTCTCGGGCGCGTTGGATTGCCAGGATTGGTACGGGCGCGGAACACCGCTCGATGAGATGTACGACAGCCGCGAGCGGTGCCGGCAAGATACTGCCGTGCTGCACATCCACTCGCACCGCTGGCCGCCGCACTTGTGGTTCTGCTGTGCGCCGACGGACGCCGCTCACTATCGCGGTAACGACCGACTTATCGAGAAACTCACCGCGGTCGGAGTTCCACACACTGCGGATCTCGATACGCGGGCGAAACCGGGCGTGCGCTACGAAGACCAAATGGTCGCACCGATGCTCGCGTTCGTGGCCGATGCTCTCGCTCGCGAAGCCAAACGGCTGGTGTGA